The genomic DNA GCTTCTATTACCCCTACCCCTAGACGCCCTAAAGGTAAAAAAAGCTACGATCTGCATGAAGATGGAACCATAACCACAGCTGAAAGTTATCAAAAAGGAGTAGATCCAGAAGCAAGTTGGATAAAAAAAGGCCATCATCTCTACTATGGCTATAAGCGGCATGTTCTTGTGGAAAGCAAAGAGGGGTTGGTGCTAGCCGTAGGTACCACAAAAGCATCTAGTCATGATAGTGGGCATTTACAGGTATTATTGGATAAAGTAAGGCTAAAATCAGGCAGCAGACTCTATGCAGATAAAGGCTATAGCGGGTCGCCCAACGAAAATTTACTAAAGAAAAAGAAGTTAAAATCAGCTATTCAGAAAAAAGGGGCTAGAAACAATCCTTTATCACCCACTGCTAAACGGTTTAATAAATTAGTATCTAAAACGCGCTATAAAGTAGAACGGGTATTTGGAAGTATTAAAAGTTGGTTCCGTAGCTCAGGAGCCAGATATATAGGCCTTGCTAAAACCCATACGCAACATGTTATGGAGGCAATAGCCTATAACTTATATAGGTCCCCAAACATCATATTAAGAGGTATCTAGGGGAATGGTGTGTCCAAAATAGATTGAAAATGACTAAAAAATCAGTAAATAAATAGTTTTATACCACTATAACATCAAATATGGCAAGGAAATAACCCTGGAAGATTAATCAAAATTATACCTTCAACCTATCACAACGGCCTCAAGTTATACTAACAACCACTCAGCAAAATCATCGCAGCATATTCAATAATCTATTGATATTCCGCTATTTGCTTGATCTTAACAAGGCAAAAATCTTAATGAGGCGTAATGTAACCCATTATTCCTCTTGAAAATTTGCATCATTAAACATAATTGATAATACAAAAAAACAAATAGTTCTGCAATAGAAAGGTAGGATCTATTCACCGTATCTATTCACGCCTGTGGCTGGGCCCTCTTATCTCCTTCGATAAAAAGTCTGGCCCGATAGTAAATAGCTGAATCAATTGTTTTTAAGGGGAAAATCGTGAACTCAGCCCGCTACGCGTGCTTCAAATAGAAGATTTTCTAATCTGCTAAAACACATATCGCTCAGGTGTTCGTGTTTTACTAGAGCGCCATTTTTTAAAGCATATGTATACTTTTTTTCATAGCATTTAATGCTTGAAAAATTCTCCTGTAATATTGTATTATTATGGGATCAAGTGCTATTTATTGGGAAGTATTTCATCTGTTGCTACACTCGTACGCATTTGGGTATCTGCTTTTATATTTTGCATGCGGTAATAATCCATTACACCCAACTGGCCATTTCTTAACGCCAATGCTAAAGCCTGGGGTACCTCTGCTTCAGCTAAAATAACCTTAGCCCTTGCTTCCTCAGATTTAGCCTTCATTTCTTGCTCTAAGGCTACTGCCATAGCTCGTTTTTCCTCGGCTTTAGCCTCGGCTACACGCAAATCAGCATTGGCTTGATCAATTTGGAGTTTGGCGCCAATATTGTCGCCCACATCTACATCTGCAATGTCAATAGAAAGTATTTGAAAAGCAGTGCCTGCATCCAAACCCCTATTCAATACCAACTGTGAAATGGTATCAGGATTGGCCAATACTTCTTTGTGACTCATAGAAGAACCAATAGAAGTAACAATCCCTTCTCCTACACGTGCTAAAATGGTTTCTTCTCCCGCACCACCTACCAATTGTTGAATATTGGCTCTAACCGTAACCCTGGCTTGGGCAATAAGCTGAATCCCATCCATAGCCACAGCTGCTACAGAGGGGGTATTGATCACTTTTGGATTTACAGAAATTTGCACAGCTTCAAATACATCCCGACCTGCTAGGTCAATAGCCGTAGCTTGCTTAAAAGAAAGGCTAATATTGGCTTTATCTGCAGAAATAAGTGCTTTAATAACAGATGGCACATGGCCACCAGCCAAATAATGGGTTTCTACCTCCATAAGGGTCAGCTCAAGGCCCGCTTTAGTGGCTACTATAAGCCCATCTACAATAACAGCAGGAGGCACCTTTCGAATGCGCATAAAAACCAACTCAAATAGGCCAACTTGTACACCAGAAAAACGGGCTGTAATCCAAAGGCCAAGTGGGAAAAAATAAAAAAATACCAGACAGACAACGATAAGAAAAAGATATAAATAGAGCTGCGCAATGACCATGATGATATATAATAAGGGTTTCAACCAAATAGCTCCCGCTCTATACCAAACTTTAAGTCTGCGTCTATAATCAAGAAGGAGCACATGGATGCTTTAAATCTAATGGTTTGTCATGAACCATCAAAATGTTTAACCATGAATTATGTGGCAAAGAGATCTCCCTGTTATTGACCGGTCAATGCTATCAACTTAAAGAATGTATGTTGTTGACTATTAAATAATATAGCATTCTTGGAACCATACAAAGCAATAAGTTGCGCATCTACCTTATCAGTTTTAGTTATATGATGCATTGCCTTAGAAAAGTGTTTGATTTGCCTTGGATTAACAACTGAAACAGCTATCTCAGCTGATACAAGCATCTCTACTAATAAAGAACCATAATTGCCAGTAGCCTCTAAAACACAGTGATGCAAGGATTTATCAAGTTGAGCTAAAAATAGATTAATCCCATTTACATCATTTGTATAGGTAACTGTAGTAAAGCCTGAACCTTTACGAAAAGCAGCTACAAAACTGCTTTTTGCTATATCAATGTCTATATATATTTCATATTATTAGAAGTTTATACTAAATTGATCCATCTTCTAAACTATCGTCGCAACCACGGGCTCTAAGGGCCACGAACTATGCAGTTTTTAAGATGAAAAGAGCTGGGAGCGGAACGTGTAAAACGGTATCTAATACTAGTACTTAGGCAACCTTATTCCAACTCTTTAATTAACATAAGCTTATAATACAAACGTACGACACTTATATCAAAAGACCCGACAGACCCGTTCCTGAACCTTTTTTCCTACCTTTAATACATCTTCTATTACCTGAATTAACCTGACATGTATACCCGTAAACTACCAATCGGCCTTAGTAACTTCCATAAGCTGGTAACCAACGATTACCTCTTTTGTGATAAAACACCTATGATTGCTGAATTCTTGGAAAAGGGAGAAGAAGTTACGTTAATTACCCGACCTCGTCGTTGGGGCAAGACCCTGAATATGTCTATGTTGCAGCATTTCTTTGCTTCAGAGGTCAATGGGGTAAATACAGCAGGCTTATTTGATAATTTAGCCATAGGTAGATTAGAAGGTGCTCGATACATTAAGCAATACCAAGGAAAGTACCCTGTTATTATGTTAAGCTTTAAGGATGTCAATGCAGATAGCTTTCAAGGGGCTTACAATGCAGTGTATGAATTGATCTTAAAGGTTTATAGCTTTTATCTCTATTTATTTACAAGTGATAAAGTTAATGAGCTACAGTTAGAGCAATTGTATGTTATTCGCAATAGACAAGCTAATCAACAACAATTAGAATCCTCTTTAGAATTACTCAGCCAATGCCTCTACCAACATCATGGTCAAAAAGTCTATATTTTGATAGATGAGTATGATACCCCGCTTAATAAAGCTTATGGCAATCAGGCATACTTGAATGATATAGTCGCATTTATGCGTAATCTCTTTAGTGCTGCCTTAAAAGATAATGATGCACTAGAAAGAGGCGTATTAACTGGTATACTGCGTGTTTCTAAGGATAGTATGCTTTCTGGATTGAATAACCTCAAAACTTACACCCTTTTAGATAAAGGTTATAGCAGCCACTTTGGTTTGAGCGAAATAGAAGTTCAAGATTTATTTACCAAACAGAATCTTGCTATTTGCATGGACCAAGTAAAAAGTTGGTACAATGGTTACAAGGTAGGAGATTTAGTCATGTATAATCCTTGGTCCATTATTTACTGTTTGAGTGAAGAGGGTCGATTTGATGTCTATTGGGTAAATACAGGAAATAATGATTTAATTAAACAACTCATTCTTTCCTCTAATGAGAGCATTAAAGAGCAATTTACACAATTGATGCAAGGAGAAGCGTTAAGGGTATCTATCGATAAACATCTTGCTTTTGATGTGTTGGATAGAGATGAAATTGCTTTGTGGAGTTTACTGTTGTTTGCTGGATATATAACCTTTCAAACAAGTAACCTAAGTTTAGATAGTGATTTATATGATTGTATAGTTAGGGTTCCCAATCATGAAATACGTAGACTCTACAATAGATTCTTTAAAGAATGGTTAAGTAGTAAGTTTGTTGATCAAGGCGTTTATGCCTCTTTTTTAGAACATTTAGTAGCTGGATCGGTGCCTCTTTTTGTAGCACAACTGAGCTTCTTCTTATGTCAAAGTGTTAGCTGTTTTGATACACAAGTTCCAAGAAAATCAGAAGGGTTTTACCATGGTTTTGTTCTGGCCATGTTGGCGAGTTTGGGAAGAACCCACTATATACGCTCCAATAGAGAAAGTGGCTTAGGGCGTTATGATGTGCTACTGATTCCCAAAGAAGGTACGCAGGCAGTTTTATTGGAATTTAAGCATGTACGTAAGGAAGAAGATTTGAAAAATGCAGCTCAATTTGCGTTAGATCAAATACAATTGCAAGCGTATCATACTGAATTATTACAATATCCGCATGTTAAAGAAGTCATAGAATGCGGCATTGCTTTTTCCGGAAAGTCTGTATTAGCTGCTTATGCTACTTATGATTTGGTGCATAGACAAGCTGGAGCAGTGAGTTGGACGGAACTATATAAATAAGGAAGAGTGGTATAATACACGCCCTTGAATTAGCTACTCTGTAAAAAACTATATAAATTTAGGGTGTGTTTTTAGCTTTAGATCGATAATAAAGGAATATAGTAATGTGTAGTAGTTGATATTTATAGCCAAGACAATTTAACAATTGTCAGATTAAATATCAACTACTACATGTTTCTACTTCTTGAAAATAGCCAGCAGCATTAACGTTAAAATTTTTACGTGACATTACCTGAAAAGTATGCCACTCATCGCGTTGATGTATTTCAATAACTGCCTCTGTAATATTGAGTTTTGCAGCATCACATTTTAAACCTATAAGCACCTTCTTATGGCATAAATCATATTGAAGGCTATAATCTTTATGACGTATTTGCTCCAAAGCTTCTAAGGCTGGTTTATCTACTTTTAGCTCAAAAATATAGATGGTTCTATGCTCATTATCTTGGTCTTCCATAATGATATCTGTACGGCCTATACCACTATCCCTTTCAGCACTAGCCCAAATACCATCGCTGGTATGAAAAGCACCGTTGAGAAAGGAGTATAAAGCACCCTGAAAACTCCTTTCAGATTTATCGAGAAAGCGGTAGCCTGCTTTGGCCAAGCAACCACTTCTAAGGCAGTTAAAGAAGGCCAACCAGTTGTCCGTTCTTAAATAATCTAGAATAGAATCTCTATATACCCTTCCTGCTGCTGCTTGTTTTTGAGCTATAAAATCAGCTAATACAAGTTTTAAAGCAGATTTTACTTCCCCATTAGGAAATTTTAAATAGTAATCAGTTTCGTTTTTGTCCGTTCTACAATCATTTGTAAATCCATCAGGATCTAACGTAAGGTACCCGGTTTGATACATTAGAGGCAGTAGAGGAGTTGTATGGAGCGTGCTAGCAACATATTCGAATGACTCTTGACTCATGATAAAATCATCTTTATCCCAATCTATGTTGAACCTACCGATATTATTTTTGATTTGTTGTAGTAAGATGGTAGGGTTACCAGAGTTGGACCAGTAATTACCAAATGATTTATCTCTAAAAAATTTTAATATAGAGTCTGGATTATAAACGCTTATTATTTTATCATCTGTAAAGCAATACCCATTATAATAATCCTTTAACGCTTGCTTGAGTTGAATAAGTGTGTACTTTTCTTCCTGTCTCTTTTTTCTGTTAAGTTTTTCAAGTACTGGATTAATAATTTTTTCCTTGCTAAGGAATAGGTTGTCAATATCCTCTTCTGTATACCCCAACATCTCTGCATAATCCTCATGCAAGGATATATCATTGGCTGAATTGGCCCCTGAGGTAAGACCAGATAAATGAAATTTAGTTACACCCGTTACAAAAATAAATTTACAGTCCTTCTGATGGGCTTTTAAAACTTTGAAAAATGAACTCAGAACGGATAGTACCTCTTCATACTGTTCTTTTTCACAGGAAATTAGTGGACTGTCGTATTCATCAATTAAGATAATGGGGGTAGGTTCATAATTATCTAGTTTGTTCAACAAATTAATTACTCTCTTTAGGTAATCTTCACATGCTTCATCTATCGAAATATTTATCTTATCGTTTACCTCAAAAAGCTCAGCAATATCATACAACTTTCTGTTAAGGCTTTTTTTTAGTTCCGTTGGGCCATCTTTAGCCAATTCTGAGAAATTCAACCAAATAACTGGATATTTTTTCCACTTATAGGTTGGATCTTCATAAATAGCACACCCTGTAAATAATGCTTTATTTCCTTTTGCTATTTGATCTATGGTATCAAGGAGTAGCGATTTACCAAATCTGCGTGGTCTTATAAAGAAGAAATAAGTACCATCATCGTTAAATAGCTTAGCTATATAAGAGGTTTTATCTGCATAAAAGCTAGCATCTATCATCTGTTTGACGCTAGATTTTCCAATAGGAATGCGTACACCTCTGGCAGTGATTGTTTTGCTTTCCTCGGTGCTTAAGCCTTTATCTTCTCTTTTATATTCCATTTCTTTTTATTTAGGGATCTATAATTGTGGCACACACTGCAAGATAGATAGTTTTCATAGCATTTAGTTAGGAATGATTAGCTTTTCAATATTCTGGAAAGTATTGTTACGGTAAAATACCTATACAAACTTGGGAAGATAGCAAAAAACTAGTCTTTGAAAAAAAATAACTAAATCGCCTATCTTAAAACCATACGTGATAAACTAAACTTAACGGACATGTATATATGCTAATTTTTACTACCTGTCAGATTAAATATCAATTACTACACAATGGCCTCATCTTATTTCTAATGGCAATTTTTTAAATGCAGCGTGGTTGAGCACCGAAGCATACTAGATGTATTTGAAGCGCTATAAACAAGCCTCATCATTAAAATTGACTTTAATCCCTTCACATAAATTATTTCTATAAAAGGTTGAACCTTTGGTTGCATTTAGCTAAGTTTGTTGTACACATCAATTGAAGGCCTTATTGTAGTCTTAAATTACATGCCACTTACCAAATCGTAAAACGAAAAAATCAGATGAGCAACGATACTTATGTAGATGAACCTCTTTTGCAAGAGAATAAAAATAGATTTGTTTTATTCCCTATTGAGCATCACGATATTTGGAGTTTCTATAAACAAGCGGAGGCCAGTTTTTGGACTGCAGAGGAGATTGACCTTAGTCAGGATATAAAAGACTGGGAAAACTTAACATCTGGTGAAAAGCACTTTATTACCCATGTGCTTGCTTTTTTTGCTGCTAGCGATGGCATTGTAAATGAAAATTTGGTTCAAAACTTTGCCAATGAGGTACAATATACAGAGGCTAAGTTTTTTTATGGATTCCAGATTGCTATTGAAAACATCCACTCTGAAGCCTATTCTTTACTGATCGATACCTATGTCAAAGATCCCAAAGAACGCCATAGATTATTCAATGCTATAGAAACCATTGAGTGGGTGGGGAAAAAGGCAGATTGGGCGTTGCGTTGGATTAGTAAAGGTTCCTTTGCAGAGCGGTTAATTGCCTTTGCAGCAGTAGAAGGGATCTTTTTTTCTGGTAGTTTCTGTGCGATTTTTTGGCTTAAAAAAAGGGGATTAATGCCAGGGCTAACCTTTTCTAACGAGCTTATTTCTAGAGATGAGGGGCTACACTGCGATTTTGCTTGCTTGCTCTATAACCAACATATCAAAAACAAACTCCCGGAAGAGCGGGTTGCTCAAATTATAGCTGATGCAGTTGCCATTGAAAGTGAATTTGTATCTGATGCCTTGCCAGTCAAGTTGATTGGTATGAATGCAGCGTTGATGACCCAGTATATTCAATTTGTTGCCGATAGACTGCTATTAGAGCTGGGATGCAAAAAAATCTATCATGTAACCAACCCATTTGATTTTATGGAAATGATTGCTTTGCAAGGCAAAACCAATTTCTTTGAGAAGCGAGTAGGCGAGTACCAAAAATCAGGGGTCATGAGCAGCATCTCTGAAGATAAAGACAAAGCACGATTTAAATTAGATGAGGAGTTTTAAAACTTTATCAAAAATTCCCAAGTAGTAGCCTTACATACAGCCTTTAATCCTTAAGCAGTTAGATGCATCCTATGCAGCAGCACTATTCTCTATTAGCCAGGGGAGAAAATGCTTACGGAGTGCATATGGATCATCTGATGTAGACCACTGAGTGTGATGCATGGCATGCCTATTATTCGATGAACAATCAATAAAATATTATAAAGAGTAGATGTTAGTTATAAAACGCGATGGACGCTTAGAATCAGTTAAATTCGATAAAATAACCGCTAGAATAGAAAAGCTCTGCTATGGGTTAAATAGGGATTATATCGATGTCATAGCTATTGTTAAAAAGATTATTGAAGGCATTTATGATCAGGTAACTACTTCAGCTATAGACAACTTGGCGGCAGAAACAGTAGCAACAATGGCGGTATACCATCCAGATTACGCTATTCTAGCTGCACGCATAGCGATTTCCAACCTACATAAGGAAACGAGTAAATCTTTTTCTAGTACCATAAAAAGGCTCTATACCTATGTAAATCCCTCAACTGGTCAGCATGCTTCCCTTATAGCTCAGGATGTGTATAAAATTATTTCCAGCCATGCAGCAACTTTAGATAATGCCATTGTGCATGAACGTGATTTTACCTATGATTTTTTTGGTTTTAAAACATTAGAGCGTTCTTATCTGCTGAAAATAAATGGAAGGGTTGTAGAACGTCCTCAGTATATGTTGATGCGTGTAGCAGTAGGCATTCATGGAAATGATTTAGATGCTGTGCTTGAGACCTATCAGCTCCTGTCTGAAAAATGGTTTACCCATGCCACGCCTACGCTTTTTAATGCAGGCACACCTAACCCACAACTTTCTTCCTGCTTTTTACTAACCATGCAAAGCGATAGCATTGAAGGTATTTACAATACCCTTACACAGTGTGCAAAAATATCTCAATTTGCTGGAGGCATTGGATTAAGCATTCATAACATACGTGCTACAGGTTCTTATATTCGAGGGACCAATGGTATTTCTAATGGGATTGTACCAATGTTGCGGAACTTTGATATGACCGCTCGCTATGTAGATCAAGGAGGAGGCAAACGCAAAGGTAGTTTTGCCATCTATCTAGAGCCTTGGCATGCAGATATCTTTGACTTTTTAGAGTTAAAGAAAAACCATGGAAAAGAGGAAAGAAGGGCCAGAGATCTTTTCTATGGGCTGTGGATTCCAGACTTATTTATGCAACGTGTAGAGGCAGATGAGATGTGGTCACTCTTTTGTCCTAATGAAGCACCAGGGCTCTCGGACTGTTATGGAGCAGCATTTGAGCAAAAATACAAACAGTATGAAAAAGAAGGCAAAGCACGTACTTCTATTAAAGCACAAACGCTTTGGTTTGCGATTTTGGAGTCTCAAATAGAAACAGGAACCCCCTATATGCTCTACAAAGATGCTGCCAATCAAAAGTCTAATCAAAAAAACTTGGGTACTATAAAGTCTAGCAACCTCTGTACAGAGATTATAGAATATACTTCGCCTGATGAAATTGCGGTTTGCAATCTTGCCTCTATTGCGCTCCCTATGTTTGTGGATGCCAATCGCTTCTTTGACCACAACAAATTATATACGGTTACCTATCTGGTCACCAAAAACCTTAACAAGATCATCGATCGGAATTATTACCCTCTAGCGGAAGCCCGCACTTCTAACTTAAGACACAGACCGATTGGTATTGGTGTGCAGGGACTGGCAGATACATTTCTTAAAATGAAGCTTGTGTTTGACAGCCCAGAAGCACGGTTACTCAATCAAGAAATTTTTGAAACCATTTATTTTGCCGCATTAACCGCTTCTAAAGATTTGGCACAGAAAGAGGGAGTATATGAAAGCTATCCTGGATCACCCATTTCACAAGGTATACTACAATTTGACATGTGGGGGGTAACCCCTTCTTCCGGAAGATGGGACTGGGATCACTTGCGTAACGAAATAGCCTGGCATGGCATAAGAAACGCACTACTGGTTGCGCCAATGCCCACAGCCTCTACTTCTCAAATCCTGGGAAATAACGAATGCTTTGAACCCTATACCGCTAATATTTACACCCGAAGGGTGCTGTCTGGGGAATTTATTGTGGTAAATAAATACCTATTAGAGGATCTTATTCAGCTTGGTCTTTGGAATGAACAGGTGAAAGAAGCACTCATGATGGACAATGGCTCCATTCAACAGATTGCCTGTATTCCACAACACATTAAAAACCTCTATAGAACGGTTTGGGAGATTCC from Cardinium endosymbiont of Philonthus spinipes includes the following:
- a CDS encoding IS5 family transposase codes for the protein MSLKQTKQLSFSDISANKRKCKHTFFDQINKLVNWSVVEKALRLHYPKGLRLSGKPAYSPLLLFKMLLLQTWYGLSDYAVEEEVNDRITFSRFCGISMDSSVPDHSVLSRFRTTLTEKNALEKLLHIINNQLSDHGVLVQNGSAAVDASITPTPRRPKGKKSYDLHEDGTITTAESYQKGVDPEASWIKKGHHLYYGYKRHVLVESKEGLVLAVGTTKASSHDSGHLQVLLDKVRLKSGSRLYADKGYSGSPNENLLKKKKLKSAIQKKGARNNPLSPTAKRFNKLVSKTRYKVERVFGSIKSWFRSSGARYIGLAKTHTQHVMEAIAYNLYRSPNIILRGI
- the floA gene encoding flotillin-like protein FloA (flotillin-like protein involved in membrane lipid rafts), producing the protein MVIAQLYLYLFLIVVCLVFFYFFPLGLWITARFSGVQVGLFELVFMRIRKVPPAVIVDGLIVATKAGLELTLMEVETHYLAGGHVPSVIKALISADKANISLSFKQATAIDLAGRDVFEAVQISVNPKVINTPSVAAVAMDGIQLIAQARVTVRANIQQLVGGAGEETILARVGEGIVTSIGSSMSHKEVLANPDTISQLVLNRGLDAGTAFQILSIDIADVDVGDNIGAKLQIDQANADLRVAEAKAEEKRAMAVALEQEMKAKSEEARAKVILAEAEVPQALALALRNGQLGVMDYYRMQNIKADTQMRTSVATDEILPNK
- a CDS encoding IS110 family transposase, which codes for MYIDIDIAKSSFVAAFRKGSGFTTVTYTNDVNGINLFLAQLDKSLHHCVLEATGNYGSLLVEMLVSAEIAVSVVNPRQIKHFSKAMHHITKTDKVDAQLIALYGSKNAILFNSQQHTFFKLIALTGQ
- a CDS encoding AAA family ATPase; the encoded protein is MYTRKLPIGLSNFHKLVTNDYLFCDKTPMIAEFLEKGEEVTLITRPRRWGKTLNMSMLQHFFASEVNGVNTAGLFDNLAIGRLEGARYIKQYQGKYPVIMLSFKDVNADSFQGAYNAVYELILKVYSFYLYLFTSDKVNELQLEQLYVIRNRQANQQQLESSLELLSQCLYQHHGQKVYILIDEYDTPLNKAYGNQAYLNDIVAFMRNLFSAALKDNDALERGVLTGILRVSKDSMLSGLNNLKTYTLLDKGYSSHFGLSEIEVQDLFTKQNLAICMDQVKSWYNGYKVGDLVMYNPWSIIYCLSEEGRFDVYWVNTGNNDLIKQLILSSNESIKEQFTQLMQGEALRVSIDKHLAFDVLDRDEIALWSLLLFAGYITFQTSNLSLDSDLYDCIVRVPNHEIRRLYNRFFKEWLSSKFVDQGVYASFLEHLVAGSVPLFVAQLSFFLCQSVSCFDTQVPRKSEGFYHGFVLAMLASLGRTHYIRSNRESGLGRYDVLLIPKEGTQAVLLEFKHVRKEEDLKNAAQFALDQIQLQAYHTELLQYPHVKEVIECGIAFSGKSVLAAYATYDLVHRQAGAVSWTELYK
- a CDS encoding AAA family ATPase, which codes for MEYKREDKGLSTEESKTITARGVRIPIGKSSVKQMIDASFYADKTSYIAKLFNDDGTYFFFIRPRRFGKSLLLDTIDQIAKGNKALFTGCAIYEDPTYKWKKYPVIWLNFSELAKDGPTELKKSLNRKLYDIAELFEVNDKINISIDEACEDYLKRVINLLNKLDNYEPTPIILIDEYDSPLISCEKEQYEEVLSVLSSFFKVLKAHQKDCKFIFVTGVTKFHLSGLTSGANSANDISLHEDYAEMLGYTEEDIDNLFLSKEKIINPVLEKLNRKKRQEEKYTLIQLKQALKDYYNGYCFTDDKIISVYNPDSILKFFRDKSFGNYWSNSGNPTILLQQIKNNIGRFNIDWDKDDFIMSQESFEYVASTLHTTPLLPLMYQTGYLTLDPDGFTNDCRTDKNETDYYLKFPNGEVKSALKLVLADFIAQKQAAAGRVYRDSILDYLRTDNWLAFFNCLRSGCLAKAGYRFLDKSERSFQGALYSFLNGAFHTSDGIWASAERDSGIGRTDIIMEDQDNEHRTIYIFELKVDKPALEALEQIRHKDYSLQYDLCHKKVLIGLKCDAAKLNITEAVIEIHQRDEWHTFQVMSRKNFNVNAAGYFQEVETCSS
- a CDS encoding ribonucleoside-diphosphate reductase small subunit, whose product is MSNDTYVDEPLLQENKNRFVLFPIEHHDIWSFYKQAEASFWTAEEIDLSQDIKDWENLTSGEKHFITHVLAFFAASDGIVNENLVQNFANEVQYTEAKFFYGFQIAIENIHSEAYSLLIDTYVKDPKERHRLFNAIETIEWVGKKADWALRWISKGSFAERLIAFAAVEGIFFSGSFCAIFWLKKRGLMPGLTFSNELISRDEGLHCDFACLLYNQHIKNKLPEERVAQIIADAVAIESEFVSDALPVKLIGMNAALMTQYIQFVADRLLLELGCKKIYHVTNPFDFMEMIALQGKTNFFEKRVGEYQKSGVMSSISEDKDKARFKLDEEF
- a CDS encoding ribonucleoside-diphosphate reductase subunit alpha, producing the protein MLVIKRDGRLESVKFDKITARIEKLCYGLNRDYIDVIAIVKKIIEGIYDQVTTSAIDNLAAETVATMAVYHPDYAILAARIAISNLHKETSKSFSSTIKRLYTYVNPSTGQHASLIAQDVYKIISSHAATLDNAIVHERDFTYDFFGFKTLERSYLLKINGRVVERPQYMLMRVAVGIHGNDLDAVLETYQLLSEKWFTHATPTLFNAGTPNPQLSSCFLLTMQSDSIEGIYNTLTQCAKISQFAGGIGLSIHNIRATGSYIRGTNGISNGIVPMLRNFDMTARYVDQGGGKRKGSFAIYLEPWHADIFDFLELKKNHGKEERRARDLFYGLWIPDLFMQRVEADEMWSLFCPNEAPGLSDCYGAAFEQKYKQYEKEGKARTSIKAQTLWFAILESQIETGTPYMLYKDAANQKSNQKNLGTIKSSNLCTEIIEYTSPDEIAVCNLASIALPMFVDANRFFDHNKLYTVTYLVTKNLNKIIDRNYYPLAEARTSNLRHRPIGIGVQGLADTFLKMKLVFDSPEARLLNQEIFETIYFAALTASKDLAQKEGVYESYPGSPISQGILQFDMWGVTPSSGRWDWDHLRNEIAWHGIRNALLVAPMPTASTSQILGNNECFEPYTANIYTRRVLSGEFIVVNKYLLEDLIQLGLWNEQVKEALMMDNGSIQQIACIPQHIKNLYRTVWEIPQKSIIDMAADRAPYICQSQSLNLYVKDATMAKLTSMHFYAWKKGLKTGMYYLRTKAAADAIKFTIQKKEKVETPFPSEGEKECLMCSG